Proteins from a genomic interval of Catenulispora sp. GP43:
- a CDS encoding PadR family transcriptional regulator, with protein MLEFAILGFLFESRLHGYELRKRLAALTGHIRPIADGTLYPAIKRLLEAGLLTKELESGVAAPRHMLELTDAGRAKLLRLLAAPGDVFITDENHWFCLLAFLRHLDDPAAQAVVLRRRLEFLSAPASFFYEGDHALSAEDVEDPFRRGMLRIARATSITELEWLNATIGELDVKSGHENVGNL; from the coding sequence GTGTTGGAGTTCGCCATCCTCGGTTTCCTGTTCGAGTCCCGCTTGCACGGCTACGAGCTGCGCAAGCGCCTGGCCGCGCTCACCGGCCACATCCGGCCGATCGCCGACGGCACGCTCTACCCCGCGATCAAGCGCCTCCTGGAAGCCGGCCTGCTGACCAAGGAGCTGGAGTCCGGGGTCGCCGCGCCCCGGCACATGCTGGAGCTGACCGACGCCGGCCGGGCCAAGCTGCTGCGTCTGCTGGCCGCGCCCGGGGACGTCTTCATCACCGATGAGAACCACTGGTTCTGCCTGCTGGCGTTCCTGCGCCACCTCGACGACCCCGCGGCGCAGGCGGTGGTCCTGCGCCGCCGTCTGGAGTTCCTGAGCGCCCCGGCCAGCTTCTTCTACGAAGGCGACCACGCACTGAGCGCCGAGGACGTCGAGGACCCCTTCCGCCGGGGCATGCTGCGCATCGCACGTGCGACCAGCATCACCGAGCTGGAGTGGCTGAACGCGACGATCGGGGAGCTGGATGTCAAGAGCGGGCACGAGAACGTGGGAAACTTATAA
- the pyrH gene encoding UMP kinase translates to MKETNQETDTAAVPSRTEKNRRVLLKLSGEVFGGGQIGVDPEVVKSIAKEIADVVSEGGVEVAVVVGGGNFFRGAELSQHGMERSRADYMGMLGTVMNCLALQDFLEKVGIPTRVQSAITMSQVAEPYIPRRAIRHLEKGRVVIFGAGAGMPYFSTDTTAAQRALEIHAESILMAKQGTDGVYDSDPNKNPDAVKYDTLSYDEFLARNLKIADATSVSLCRDNGMPIVVFGLQPGNIARAIRGEKLGTVIGPAH, encoded by the coding sequence GTGAAGGAAACCAATCAGGAAACCGACACGGCGGCGGTTCCTTCGCGTACCGAAAAGAACCGCAGGGTTCTGCTCAAGCTCTCCGGCGAGGTATTCGGCGGCGGGCAGATCGGCGTGGACCCGGAAGTCGTCAAGAGCATCGCCAAGGAGATCGCGGACGTCGTCTCCGAGGGCGGCGTCGAGGTCGCGGTCGTGGTCGGCGGCGGCAACTTCTTCCGCGGCGCGGAGCTGTCCCAGCACGGCATGGAGCGCTCCCGCGCGGACTACATGGGCATGCTGGGCACGGTCATGAACTGTCTGGCGCTGCAGGACTTCCTGGAGAAGGTCGGCATCCCCACCCGGGTGCAGAGCGCGATCACCATGAGCCAGGTCGCCGAGCCCTACATCCCGCGCCGTGCGATCCGGCATCTGGAGAAGGGCCGCGTCGTGATCTTCGGCGCGGGCGCCGGCATGCCGTACTTCTCCACCGACACCACCGCCGCGCAGCGCGCGCTGGAGATCCACGCCGAGTCCATCCTGATGGCCAAGCAGGGGACCGACGGCGTGTACGACTCCGATCCGAACAAGAACCCGGACGCAGTCAAGTACGACACGCTGTCCTACGACGAGTTCCTGGCGCGCAATCTGAAGATCGCGGACGCCACCTCGGTCTCCCTGTGCCGGGACAACGGCATGCCGATCGTGGTGTTCGGCCTGCAGCCGGGCAACATCGCGCGGGCGATCCGCGGGGAGAAGCTCGGGACCGTCATCGGACCGGCGCACTGA
- the frr gene encoding ribosome recycling factor yields MDKAVEVAKDDLSGVRTGRANPAMFSKLTAEYYGAATPLSQMASFQVQDARMVVISPYDKTALGAIERSIRDSDLGVNPTNDGQIIRVVFPQLTEERRKEYIKVARAKGEDAKISIRNIRRHAKETLDKLAKDGEAGEDDVRRAEKHLDELTQKHTAQIDEMLKHKESELLEV; encoded by the coding sequence ATGGACAAGGCCGTCGAGGTCGCCAAGGACGATCTGTCGGGGGTCCGCACCGGCCGCGCCAACCCGGCGATGTTCAGCAAGCTGACCGCCGAGTACTACGGTGCCGCCACGCCGCTGAGCCAGATGGCGTCCTTCCAGGTGCAGGACGCGCGCATGGTGGTCATCTCGCCGTACGACAAGACGGCGCTGGGGGCCATCGAGCGCTCGATCCGGGACAGCGACCTGGGCGTGAACCCGACCAACGACGGTCAGATCATCCGCGTGGTGTTCCCGCAGCTCACCGAGGAGCGCCGCAAGGAGTACATCAAGGTGGCCCGCGCCAAGGGCGAGGACGCCAAGATCTCCATCCGCAACATCCGCCGGCACGCCAAGGAGACCCTGGACAAGCTGGCCAAGGACGGCGAGGCCGGCGAGGACGACGTGCGCCGCGCCGAGAAGCACCTGGACGAGCTGACGCAGAAGCACACCGCGCAGATCGACGAGATGCTCAAGCACAAGGAATCCGAGCTGCTGGAGGTCTGA
- a CDS encoding glycoside hydrolase family 75 protein: protein MPSIRMRVALGSVGALALATQFAVANAHAAVPHAAAAQHAVTADAAAAPATTYTAAQVLADIKKNSTTSTKVNAKPHINTMTRAMNVNVYQPTAGVFTYTSSMAIDDDGSDPDPDPDHQGDTTFQDSAGKQLAAHHVPYFVLGDDCWDKKTPCPHFFYKEHGISGRQFALVFYKSKVIGAIFGDTQTGNDQTTSSNDSRELGEASVKAASLLGIPSSGTTGGVDNGVTVVILSGKSWVVNGTNAQLNNNAQALVQKALNQLGAAMAG from the coding sequence ATGCCATCGATCCGCATGCGCGTAGCTCTGGGATCCGTCGGAGCTCTCGCACTCGCCACCCAGTTCGCCGTCGCGAACGCCCACGCCGCGGTGCCCCATGCCGCCGCGGCCCAGCACGCCGTGACGGCGGACGCGGCCGCCGCGCCGGCGACCACGTACACGGCCGCCCAAGTGCTGGCCGACATCAAGAAGAACTCGACGACCTCGACCAAGGTCAACGCCAAGCCCCACATCAACACCATGACGCGGGCGATGAACGTCAACGTGTACCAGCCGACGGCGGGCGTCTTCACGTACACCTCGAGCATGGCCATCGACGACGACGGCAGCGACCCGGATCCGGATCCCGACCACCAGGGCGACACGACCTTCCAGGACAGCGCCGGCAAGCAGTTGGCCGCGCACCATGTGCCGTACTTCGTCCTCGGCGACGACTGTTGGGACAAGAAGACCCCGTGCCCGCACTTCTTCTACAAGGAGCACGGCATATCGGGCCGGCAGTTCGCGCTGGTCTTCTACAAGAGCAAGGTCATCGGTGCCATCTTCGGCGACACCCAGACCGGCAACGACCAGACCACCTCGTCCAACGACTCCCGTGAGCTCGGCGAGGCGTCCGTGAAGGCGGCCTCGCTGCTCGGCATCCCGAGCAGCGGCACCACCGGCGGCGTGGACAACGGCGTGACCGTCGTGATCCTGTCCGGCAAGAGCTGGGTCGTGAACGGCACCAACGCCCAGCTGAACAACAACGCCCAGGCCCTGGTCCAGAAGGCCCTGAACCAGCTCGGCGCGGCGATGGCCGGCTGA
- a CDS encoding alpha/beta fold hydrolase, which yields MTLHAAEVRADGSAIRWTELPGAEPARVYLHGLGGSSSHCFAEVASSDGLRGRRSLLLDLLGHGISDRPADADYTVEDHADWIATALRAAGVSGAQVIAHSMGGSIATVLALRHPDVVASLVLIDSNLDPAPEIPRPGSSQIARYGETVFLHGGGYAETLERVNPGWRATMRLAGPVALYRSAASLAKFEGRAILKNLDIPRAYLYPQADGPLKGADGLIAAGVHVIALPDCGHNITLDNPAGFVEAVLAVEAASAVLAA from the coding sequence ATGACGCTGCACGCTGCCGAAGTCCGCGCCGACGGCTCCGCGATCCGCTGGACCGAACTGCCCGGGGCCGAGCCGGCCCGCGTCTACCTCCACGGCCTCGGTGGCAGCTCCAGCCACTGCTTCGCCGAGGTCGCGAGCAGCGACGGCTTGCGCGGCCGCCGTTCCCTGCTGCTGGACCTGCTCGGCCACGGCATCAGCGACCGGCCGGCCGACGCCGACTACACCGTCGAGGACCACGCCGACTGGATCGCGACCGCGCTTCGGGCGGCCGGCGTGTCCGGCGCGCAGGTCATCGCGCACAGCATGGGCGGCTCGATAGCGACCGTGCTGGCCCTCAGGCACCCGGACGTGGTGGCGAGCCTGGTCCTGATCGATTCGAACCTCGATCCGGCCCCGGAGATCCCGCGTCCCGGCTCCTCCCAGATCGCGCGTTACGGCGAGACCGTGTTCCTGCACGGAGGCGGCTATGCGGAGACGCTGGAGCGCGTGAACCCGGGATGGCGCGCGACGATGCGGCTGGCCGGCCCGGTGGCGCTGTACCGCAGCGCGGCCAGCCTGGCGAAGTTCGAGGGACGCGCGATTCTGAAGAACCTGGACATCCCGCGGGCCTACCTGTACCCGCAGGCCGACGGCCCGCTGAAGGGCGCCGACGGACTGATCGCCGCGGGGGTTCACGTCATAGCGCTGCCGGATTGCGGACACAACATCACGCTGGACAATCCGGCCGGCTTTGTTGAGGCGGTTCTCGCGGTCGAGGCGGCTTCAGCAGTACTCGCTGCTTAA
- a CDS encoding GPI anchored serine-threonine rich family protein produces MSLGKKLGKLDAEVDEVLMHPTSPAFPNADRLEITYPGDDAVWVPAEEIDVTWDLRGDVRQPLDVALVRQTGDQSGPNFGQLAFFTLASGVDPAKKKVTIEVPDVPPGGDYAISISSADPLTVYSHALTIAEPS; encoded by the coding sequence ATGAGCCTGGGCAAGAAGCTGGGGAAGTTGGACGCCGAGGTCGATGAGGTGCTGATGCATCCGACCTCGCCCGCTTTCCCGAACGCCGACCGGCTGGAGATCACCTATCCCGGCGACGACGCGGTGTGGGTGCCCGCCGAGGAGATCGATGTGACCTGGGATCTGCGCGGCGACGTGCGGCAGCCGTTGGATGTGGCGCTGGTGCGGCAGACCGGGGACCAGTCGGGGCCGAACTTCGGGCAGCTGGCGTTCTTCACGTTGGCCAGTGGTGTGGACCCGGCCAAGAAGAAGGTCACCATAGAGGTGCCGGATGTGCCGCCCGGGGGCGACTACGCCATCAGCATCTCCAGCGCGGATCCGCTGACCGTCTACAGTCACGCGCTCACCATCGCCGAGCCCTCTTAG
- the whiG gene encoding RNA polymerase sigma factor WhiG, which translates to MAKPTPDTALDTLWDDFKRTGDPGLRERLILHYSPLVKYVAGRVRVGLPGALDSADFVSSGIFGLIDAIERFEPHRHVKFETYAIARIRGAIIDELRALDWIPRSLRQKAREIEQASVRLEQEFGRTPSEAEIARELGIGLGELRQIFSKLSLVNVAALDELLALPTQSGDRIPLMETLEDGDAPDPVALFEVQETRALLARAVNSLPDRDKTVVTLYYFEGMTLAQIGEVLGVSESRVCQIHTKAVLTLRGKLSAKE; encoded by the coding sequence ATCGCCAAACCCACCCCCGACACCGCCCTCGACACCCTCTGGGACGACTTCAAGCGCACCGGCGACCCGGGCCTGCGCGAGCGCCTCATCCTCCACTACTCCCCGCTGGTGAAGTACGTCGCCGGCCGCGTTCGCGTCGGCCTGCCCGGGGCGCTGGACTCCGCCGACTTCGTCTCCTCCGGCATCTTCGGGCTCATCGATGCGATCGAGCGTTTCGAGCCGCATCGGCACGTCAAGTTCGAGACCTACGCCATCGCGCGGATCCGCGGCGCCATCATCGACGAGTTGCGGGCGCTCGACTGGATTCCGCGGTCGTTGCGGCAGAAGGCGCGGGAGATCGAGCAGGCCTCCGTGCGTTTGGAGCAGGAGTTCGGGCGGACGCCGAGTGAGGCCGAGATCGCGCGGGAGCTGGGGATCGGGCTGGGGGAGTTGCGGCAGATCTTCAGCAAGCTGTCTTTGGTGAACGTCGCGGCGCTCGACGAGTTGCTGGCGCTGCCGACGCAGTCCGGGGACCGGATTCCGCTGATGGAGACGCTCGAGGACGGCGACGCGCCCGACCCGGTCGCGCTGTTCGAGGTGCAGGAGACGCGGGCTTTGCTGGCACGGGCGGTGAACTCGTTGCCGGACCGGGACAAGACGGTTGTCACGCTCTACTACTTCGAGGGGATGACGCTCGCGCAGATCGGCGAGGTGCTCGGGGTCAGTGAGAGTCGGGTGTGCCAGATTCACACCAAGGCGGTGCTGACGCTGCGGGGCAAGTTGTCGGCCAAGGAGTAG
- the tsf gene encoding translation elongation factor Ts, producing MANYTAADVKKLRELTAAGMMDCKKALEETDGDLDKAVEFLRVKGLKGVTKREGRSASNGLVASAVDGVAGTLIELNCETDFVAKGEAFQTVAATVLAHVVNAKPADVTALLASELEPGKTVQVYLDEANATLGEKIELRRFAQFHDGYVASYLHKTSPDIPAQIGVLVELDKENAEVAKDVAQHIAAFSPSYLTRDEVPADVVENERRLAEETSREEGKPEAALPKIVEGRVNGFFKENVVLEQAFAKDPKKTVAKVLDEAGVSLKRFARFRVGS from the coding sequence ATGGCGAACTACACCGCCGCCGACGTCAAGAAGCTCCGCGAGCTGACGGCCGCCGGCATGATGGACTGCAAGAAGGCGCTGGAGGAGACCGACGGCGACCTCGACAAGGCTGTCGAGTTCCTGCGCGTCAAGGGCCTGAAGGGCGTCACCAAGCGCGAGGGCCGCTCGGCCTCCAACGGCCTGGTCGCCAGCGCCGTGGACGGCGTGGCCGGCACCCTGATCGAGCTGAACTGCGAGACCGACTTCGTCGCCAAGGGCGAGGCGTTCCAGACCGTCGCGGCCACCGTGCTCGCGCACGTCGTGAACGCCAAGCCGGCCGACGTCACCGCGCTGCTGGCCTCCGAGCTGGAGCCGGGCAAGACCGTGCAGGTCTACCTGGACGAGGCCAACGCCACGCTGGGTGAGAAGATCGAGCTGCGCCGCTTCGCGCAGTTCCACGACGGCTACGTCGCCTCCTACCTGCACAAGACCTCCCCGGACATCCCGGCCCAGATCGGCGTCCTGGTCGAGCTCGACAAGGAGAACGCCGAGGTCGCCAAGGACGTCGCGCAGCACATCGCCGCGTTCTCGCCGTCCTACCTGACCCGCGACGAGGTCCCGGCCGACGTCGTGGAGAACGAGCGCCGTCTGGCCGAGGAGACCTCCCGCGAGGAGGGCAAGCCGGAGGCCGCGCTGCCGAAGATCGTCGAGGGTCGCGTCAACGGCTTCTTCAAGGAGAACGTCGTCCTGGAGCAGGCCTTCGCCAAGGACCCGAAGAAGACCGTCGCCAAGGTTCTCGACGAGGCCGGCGTTTCGCTCAAGCGATTCGCGCGCTTCCGCGTCGGTAGCTGA
- a CDS encoding VOC family protein has product MPPIGFHHVEIWVEDLRAVEASWAWLLGELGWELYQNWSEGRSWRIGDSYLVIEQSSAVRPGLPYDRMRPGLNHLAVHAPDETTVDRIQAAGPAHGWQQLFADVYPHAGGPEHYAAYLTDAAGFEIEVVAPEAARSAAPGSSR; this is encoded by the coding sequence ATGCCGCCGATCGGATTCCATCACGTCGAGATCTGGGTGGAGGACCTGCGGGCGGTCGAGGCCTCCTGGGCCTGGCTGCTCGGCGAGCTCGGCTGGGAGCTCTACCAGAACTGGTCCGAGGGGCGCAGCTGGCGGATCGGCGACTCGTACCTGGTCATCGAGCAGTCCTCTGCGGTCCGGCCGGGGCTGCCGTACGACCGGATGCGGCCCGGCCTGAACCACCTCGCCGTGCACGCGCCCGACGAGACGACCGTGGACCGGATCCAGGCCGCGGGCCCGGCGCACGGCTGGCAGCAGCTGTTCGCCGACGTGTACCCGCACGCCGGGGGACCGGAGCACTACGCGGCCTACCTGACCGACGCGGCGGGATTCGAGATCGAGGTGGTGGCGCCGGAGGCGGCCCGGTCGGCGGCTCCTGGCTCATCGCGTTGA
- a CDS encoding M23 family metallopeptidase, protein MRLRRTLALAAVATALSVALPALAYSGPRLLSAASAPVAKASGPPAASAGVGASANPARTWTWPLTPPPGARRPVIVHPFQPPAKRWQAGHRGVDLLGGPGQEVLAAGEGTVSYAGTLFGRPVVAIDHTAPGRDTLRTTYEPVDPAVRVGDKVRAGQLIGHLVDSPAGHCAPRTCLHWGLVRGFGHAERYLDPVRLLERGPVRLLPVWGVR, encoded by the coding sequence ATGCGCCTCCGCAGAACCCTGGCGCTCGCCGCCGTCGCCACCGCGCTCTCCGTCGCGCTGCCGGCGCTCGCGTATTCCGGTCCGCGGCTGCTCTCCGCAGCATCCGCTCCGGTCGCCAAAGCCTCGGGGCCGCCCGCTGCTTCCGCCGGCGTCGGCGCCAGTGCCAACCCCGCCCGCACCTGGACCTGGCCGCTCACCCCGCCTCCCGGCGCCCGCCGTCCCGTCATCGTCCATCCCTTCCAGCCGCCGGCCAAGCGCTGGCAGGCGGGTCATCGTGGCGTCGACCTCCTCGGCGGTCCCGGGCAGGAGGTGCTGGCGGCGGGGGAGGGCACCGTCAGCTACGCCGGGACGCTCTTCGGTCGTCCCGTCGTCGCCATCGACCACACCGCGCCGGGGCGGGACACGTTGCGGACCACCTACGAGCCGGTCGATCCCGCGGTGAGGGTCGGGGACAAGGTGCGGGCCGGTCAGCTCATCGGCCATCTCGTCGACTCGCCCGCCGGTCACTGTGCACCGCGGACGTGTCTGCACTGGGGTCTGGTGCGGGGGTTCGGGCACGCTGAGCGCTACCTCGATCCCGTCAGGTTGCTGGAGCGTGGGCCGGTGCGGTTGTTGCCGGTGTGGGGGGTGAGGTAG
- the rpsB gene encoding 30S ribosomal protein S2 — protein MAVVTMRQLLESGVHFGHQTRRWNPKMKRFILTERNSIYIIDLQQSLSYIDRAYEFVKQTVAHGGTVMFIGTKKQAQEAIAEQATRVGMPYVNHRWLGGMLTNFSTVYKRIQRLRELEEIDFEDVASSGMTKKELLVMRREKEKLERTLGGIRDMTRVPSAVWIVDTKKEHIAVGEARKLRIPVVAILDTNCDPDEVDYKIPGNDDAIRSVALLTRVVADAVADGLMSRAGNKAAEGEQAGTVAVDEPLADWERDLLAVDDAKAADAATVPPVEAPVAAAEAPAAEAAAAEAPAAEAPAAEAATEAPAAEAATEAPAAAEAPAEETPAAPAEDAQG, from the coding sequence ATGGCCGTCGTCACGATGCGTCAGCTCCTCGAGAGCGGCGTGCACTTCGGGCATCAGACCCGGCGCTGGAACCCGAAGATGAAGCGTTTCATCCTCACCGAGCGCAACAGCATCTACATCATCGACCTGCAGCAGTCGCTGTCGTACATCGACCGCGCCTACGAGTTCGTCAAGCAGACCGTCGCGCACGGCGGCACGGTGATGTTCATCGGCACCAAGAAGCAGGCCCAGGAAGCCATCGCCGAGCAGGCGACGCGCGTGGGCATGCCGTACGTGAACCACCGCTGGCTGGGCGGCATGCTGACCAACTTCAGCACCGTCTACAAGCGTATCCAGCGCCTGCGGGAGCTGGAGGAGATCGACTTCGAGGACGTCGCGTCCTCCGGCATGACCAAGAAGGAACTGCTGGTCATGCGCCGTGAGAAGGAGAAGCTCGAGCGCACGCTGGGCGGCATCCGGGACATGACCCGCGTCCCGTCCGCGGTGTGGATCGTGGACACCAAGAAGGAGCACATCGCCGTCGGCGAGGCTCGCAAGCTTCGCATCCCGGTCGTGGCGATCCTGGACACCAACTGCGACCCGGACGAGGTCGACTACAAGATCCCGGGCAACGACGACGCGATCCGCTCCGTCGCCCTGCTGACCCGCGTGGTCGCCGACGCCGTCGCCGACGGTCTGATGTCCCGCGCCGGCAACAAGGCCGCCGAGGGCGAGCAGGCCGGCACCGTGGCCGTCGACGAGCCGCTGGCCGACTGGGAGCGCGACCTGCTGGCCGTGGACGACGCCAAGGCCGCCGACGCCGCGACGGTGCCGCCGGTCGAGGCTCCGGTTGCTGCCGCCGAGGCCCCGGCTGCCGAGGCTGCCGCCGCTGAGGCTCCGGCTGCCGAGGCTCCGGCTGCCGAGGCCGCGACTGAGGCTCCGGCTGCCGAGGCCGCGACCGAGGCTCCGGCCGCCGCCGAGGCCCCGGCCGAGGAGACCCCGGCCGCCCCGGCCGAGGACGCCCAGGGCTGA
- the rlmN gene encoding 23S rRNA (adenine(2503)-C(2))-methyltransferase RlmN, translating into MSAEAPETPAVDVTIAPKPPRPGELTFTSPRRAKPPRHLADLTSAERKKALADLGHQGFRAAQISKHYFGHLADDPAEWTDVPAAKREELAGILTPKLLTPIREQTADSGTTRKTLWRLFDGATVESVLMRYRDRTTMCVSSQAGCGMNCPFCATGQAGLTRNMSTGEIVEQVVAGARAMARGEVPGGPGRVSNVVFMGMGEPLANYKAVIGAVRRLTEPVPDGLGLSARHITVSTVGLVPAIEKLTAEAIPVTLAVSLHAPDDELRDTLVPVNTRWNVSEVLDAAWRYASVTKRRVSIEYALIKDINDQAWRADRLGRMLRNKLVHVNLIPLNPTPGSKWTASRPQDEAEFVRRLTEWGVPVTVRDTRGRDIDGACGQLAAAVK; encoded by the coding sequence ATGTCTGCAGAAGCTCCCGAAACGCCCGCCGTCGACGTCACGATCGCGCCGAAGCCGCCGCGCCCCGGCGAGCTGACGTTCACCTCCCCGCGCCGGGCCAAGCCGCCGCGCCACCTGGCCGACCTCACCTCGGCCGAGCGCAAGAAGGCGCTGGCCGACCTCGGCCACCAGGGCTTCCGGGCGGCGCAGATCTCCAAGCACTACTTCGGCCACCTCGCCGACGACCCGGCCGAGTGGACCGACGTCCCGGCCGCCAAGCGCGAGGAACTGGCCGGCATCCTCACCCCGAAGCTGCTGACCCCGATCCGTGAGCAGACGGCCGACAGCGGCACCACCCGCAAGACCCTGTGGCGCCTGTTCGACGGCGCGACCGTCGAGTCGGTGCTGATGCGCTACCGCGACCGCACCACGATGTGCGTGTCCTCGCAGGCCGGCTGCGGCATGAACTGCCCGTTCTGCGCCACCGGCCAGGCCGGCCTGACCCGGAACATGTCCACCGGCGAGATCGTCGAGCAGGTCGTGGCCGGCGCCCGGGCGATGGCCCGCGGCGAGGTCCCCGGCGGCCCGGGCCGGGTCTCCAACGTCGTGTTCATGGGCATGGGCGAGCCGCTGGCCAACTACAAGGCGGTGATCGGCGCCGTGCGGCGGCTGACCGAGCCGGTGCCCGACGGCCTGGGCCTGTCCGCGCGGCACATCACGGTCTCCACCGTCGGCCTGGTCCCGGCGATCGAGAAGCTGACCGCCGAGGCGATCCCGGTGACGCTGGCCGTCTCCCTGCACGCCCCGGACGACGAGCTGCGCGACACCCTGGTCCCGGTGAACACCCGCTGGAACGTCTCGGAGGTGCTCGACGCGGCCTGGCGCTACGCCTCGGTCACCAAGCGCCGGGTCTCCATCGAGTACGCGCTCATCAAGGACATCAACGACCAGGCCTGGCGCGCCGACCGCCTGGGCCGCATGCTCCGCAACAAGCTGGTGCACGTGAACCTGATCCCGCTGAACCCGACCCCGGGCTCGAAGTGGACCGCCTCGCGGCCGCAGGACGAGGCCGAGTTCGTCCGCCGGCTGACCGAGTGGGGCGTGCCGGTGACGGTGCGCGACACCCGGGGCCGGGACATCGACGGGGCTTGCGGCCAGCTCGCGGCAGCGGTGAAGTAG
- a CDS encoding phosphatidate cytidylyltransferase, with amino-acid sequence MASTQTRRGEAQAPGGGPGGGGAGRSGAGARGSGGPGGPGGPGGPGGPGGPGPGAGGPGDGGPGGPGSPGPSGAGARGAGGGTPGNAGAAPGKPSGRAGRNLPAAIGVGVGLGAVLLGTLFLRGAFAVVVAIAVVIGVRELAQAMATRDVRVPWPPIAVGGLGMIAGSWFGGPTAMVAVLAMTALAVLVWRMAEGADGFLRDATAGLFTLVYVPMLASFAVLMLAQDNGYKRVILFLTLPIANDTGGYATGVFFGKHKLAPKISPGKTWEGLAGSLIVTAAVGAVGITQMLDGKVWQGVLLGIAGVAAATLGDLIESVIKRDLGIKDMGNLLPGHGGIMDRLDSMLATVPVAWLLLSLFLGWK; translated from the coding sequence ATGGCATCCACGCAGACCAGGCGCGGTGAGGCCCAGGCCCCCGGCGGCGGGCCGGGAGGCGGCGGCGCCGGGCGCTCCGGCGCCGGTGCGCGAGGCTCCGGCGGTCCTGGTGGCCCTGGTGGCCCTGGTGGTCCCGGCGGTCCCGGCGGCCCCGGTCCCGGCGCGGGCGGCCCCGGCGACGGTGGTCCCGGCGGTCCCGGCAGTCCCGGCCCCTCCGGCGCCGGAGCGCGTGGCGCGGGCGGCGGCACCCCCGGCAACGCCGGCGCCGCCCCGGGCAAGCCCTCCGGCCGGGCCGGGCGCAACCTGCCGGCCGCCATCGGCGTCGGCGTGGGCCTGGGCGCCGTCCTGCTCGGCACGCTGTTCCTGCGCGGCGCGTTCGCGGTGGTCGTCGCGATCGCGGTGGTGATAGGCGTCCGCGAGCTGGCGCAGGCGATGGCCACCCGGGACGTCCGGGTGCCCTGGCCGCCGATCGCCGTCGGCGGGCTGGGCATGATCGCCGGCTCCTGGTTCGGCGGCCCGACCGCGATGGTCGCGGTGCTGGCGATGACCGCGCTGGCGGTGCTGGTCTGGCGGATGGCCGAGGGCGCGGACGGCTTCCTGCGCGACGCCACCGCGGGCCTGTTCACCCTGGTCTACGTCCCGATGCTGGCCTCGTTCGCGGTGCTGATGCTGGCCCAGGACAACGGCTACAAGCGCGTGATCCTGTTCCTGACGCTCCCGATCGCCAACGACACCGGCGGGTACGCCACCGGCGTCTTCTTCGGCAAGCACAAGCTGGCGCCGAAGATCTCGCCCGGGAAGACCTGGGAGGGCCTGGCCGGCTCGCTGATCGTGACCGCCGCGGTGGGCGCCGTGGGCATCACGCAGATGCTGGACGGCAAGGTCTGGCAGGGCGTCCTGCTGGGCATCGCCGGGGTCGCCGCGGCCACGCTCGGCGACCTGATCGAGTCGGTGATCAAGCGGGACCTCGGGATCAAGGACATGGGGAACCTGCTCCCCGGCCACGGCGGCATCATGGACCGGCTGGACTCGATGCTGGCCACGGTGCCGGTGGCCTGGCTGTTACTGAGTTTGTTCCTGGGATGGAAGTAG